In one Musa acuminata AAA Group cultivar baxijiao chromosome BXJ2-5, Cavendish_Baxijiao_AAA, whole genome shotgun sequence genomic region, the following are encoded:
- the LOC103985078 gene encoding uncharacterized protein LOC103985078: MAAWANLHADLIRRIHGCLEDLVDQISFSCVCVSWQDAVEGNPHHHMRPLPPWLILPTGAHAGGRTLLPSVELVSYAERRRRKSIRLPWESTDGGFALMGSAAGWVVAADQAAELHLLNPITGAHARLPSITTLPAIAAVLQTDGRVTGYLFRVSPNMVHKTSCDHTRCMLYDKVTVCSSSSDSWTTMIVFYRGRLAYASVGDERWSLLQTQNESLACDVTYHRGRFYSLHNDGSVSAWNLTDGASSRVRFNVQPRSLIDVPVLNDYLVGSGDDLLRVSRWSDRLEGDKRRTLRFRVSRLDESGWVALQSLGERALFLGSNRGISLSTVAFPEFKPDCIYYAKSGVVGICHLEHGLILPHGASIPNLKDGFIVPDYMYSRPPPLWFTPRAC, translated from the coding sequence ATGGCGGCCTGGGCGAACCTTCATGCGGACTTGATCAGGCGTATCCATGGATGTCTAGAAGATCTAGTGGATCAGATCAGCTTTAGTTGTGTCTGCGTTTCCTGGCAGGATGCCGTGGAGGGCAACCCTCACCATCACATGCGCCCTCTTCCCCCGTGGCTGATTCTCCCCACCGGTGCTCATGCCGGTGGCCGTACTTTACTCCCATCGGTCGAGCTCGTCAGCTACGCCGAGAGAAGAAGGCGTAAGAGTATCCGTCTCCCGTGGGAGTCCACGGACGGGGGATTTGCGCTGATGGGATCCGCTGCCGGATGGGTAGTTGCGGCCGACCAGGCGGCCGAGTTGCATCTGCTAAATCCCATCACCGGAGCGCATGCCCGCCTCCCATCCATCACTACCCTCCCGGCCATCGCAGCCGTACTACAGACCGATGGACGAGTCACCGGCTATCTCTTTCGTGTCTCACCGAATATGGTACACAAGACCAGCTGCGATCACACGCGATGCATGCTCTACGACAAGGTAACCGTGTGCTCCTCCTCTTCAGACTCATGGACGACGATGATCGTGTTCTACCGTGGCCGGTTGGCCTACGCCAGTGTAGGGGACGAGCGGTGGTCTTTGCTGCAGACACAGAACGAGAGTTTGGCGTGCGACGTGACGTACCACAGGGGCCGATTCTACTCGCTGCACAACGACGGGTCGGTCAGCGCTTGGAATCTCACGGACGGCGCATCGTCTCGAGTCCGCTTCAACGTCCAACCCCGGAGCCTGATCGACGTACCCGTACTGAACGACTACCTGGTGGGATCGGGAGACGACCTGCTGCGGGTATCGAGGTGGAGCGATCGGCTTGAGGGAGACAAACGCAGAACGCTAAGGTTCCGAGTGTCCAGGCTGGATGAGAGCGGCTGGGTGGCCCTGCAAAGCTTGGGTGAGCGAGCACTGTTTCTGGGGTCGAACCGCGGTATCTCTCTCTCTACGGTGGCGTTCCCGGAGTTCAAACCAGACTGTATCTACTACGCCAAGTCCGGTGTCGTGGGTATATGCCACCTAGAACATGGACTCATCCTGCCTCATGGTGCGAGCATACCGAATCTTAAAGATGGTTTTATCGTGCCCGATTACATGTATAGCAGGCCGCCGCCTCTCTGGTTCACACCACGTGCTTGCTGA
- the LOC103984946 gene encoding casein kinase 1-like, whose product MEQVVGGKFKLGRKIGSGSFGELYLGVNIQTGEEVGVKLEPVKTKHPQLQYESKLYMLLQGGTGIPQLKWFGVEGDYNAMVIDLLGPSLEDLFNYCSQKFSLKTVLMLADQLISRVEYMHSKGFLHRDIKPDNFLMGLGRKANQVYIIDYGLAKKYRDLQTHKHIPYRENKNLTGTARYASVNTHIGVEQSRRDDLESLGYVLMYFLRGSLPWQGLKAGTKKQKYDRISEKKMLTPVEVLCKSYPAEFISYFHYCRSLGFEDKPDYSYLKRLFRELFIREGYQFDYVFDWTMLKHPQSSANPRTHQPSGRPTGGAGLSLERTEKTSVGQEIRDRFSGAVEAFARRNALGSGYHGEHSRNRASEDLSFSAKETVLDSDKSRASSSRNGSISRRAVPSNSRLNSSTDFSEQHLSRTSQVSNSSGSSRTPIMQRLHQSGPEPRSSPLARPAAGRSSHDARTLRSMEFLSISAERRK is encoded by the exons ATGGAACAAGTCGTCGGGGGAAAGTTTAAGCTGGGGAGAAAGATTGGAAGTGGATCTTTTGGGGAGCTCTATCTTG GTGTTAACATACAGACCGGAGAGGAAGTGGGTGTCAAATTG GAACCTGTTAAAACAAAGCATCCTCAGCTGCAATATGAATCAAAATTGTACATGCTTCTTCAGGGTGGAA CTGGAATCCCACAACTAAAGTGGTTTGGCGTTGAGGGAGACTATAATGCAATGGTGATCGACCtgcttgggccaagtttggaagaTTTGTTTAACTACTGCAGTCAGAAGTTTTCCCTGAAAACAGTACTTATGCTAGCTGACCAACTG ATTAGCCGAGTTGAGTACATGCATTCAAAAGGGTTTCTTCACCGTGACATTAAACCAGACAATTTTCTCATGGGCTTAGGTCGTAAAGCTAACCAG GTTTATATTATTGATTATGGCCTAGCAAAGAAGTACCGAGACCTTCAAACTCATAAACACATACCTTACAG AGAGAACAAAAATCTAACTGGAACAGCACGGTATGCCAGTGTTAACACCCATATTGGAGTTG AACAAAGCAGGAGAGATGATTTGGAGTCACTAGGCTATGTGCTCATGTACTTCTTAAGGGGGAG CCTTCCCTGGCAGGGCTTAAAAGCTGGCACCAAAAAGCAGAAATATGATAGGATTAGCGAAAAGAAAATGCTTACTCCAGTCGAG GTGCTGTGCAAATCCTATCCAGCAGAGTTTATTTCATACTTCCACTACTGTCGATCCTTAGGATTTGAAGACAAACCAGATTATTCTTATCTGAAGAGGCTTTTCCGTGAACTTTTCATTCGAGAAG GTTATCAGTTTGACTATGTATTTGACTGGACCATGTTGAAGCATCCTCAGAGTTCTGCGAATCCCAGAACTCAT CAGCCCAGTGGAAGACCAACTGGAGGAGCTGGGTTATCTCTGGAAAGGACAGAAAAGACTTCAG TGGGACAAGAAATTCGTGACAGATTCTCTGGTGCGGTCGAAGCTTTTGCTAGAAGAAATGCTTTAGGTTCTGGTTATCATGGTGAACACTCTAGGAACAGAGCTTCAGAGGATTTATCTTTCTCAGCCAAAGAAACT GTTCTTGATTCAGATAAATCACGTGCATCCTCCTCCAGAAATGGTAGCATATCCAGAAGAGCTGTTCCCTCAAACAGCAGGCTTAACTCCTCGACAGATTTCAGCGAGCAACATCTCAGCCGCACAAGCCAGGTTTCAAACAGCAGCGGCAGCAGCCGCACGCCAATCATGCAAAGGCTACATCAATCTGGGCCTGAACCAAGGTCTTCACCACTCGCCAGGCCTGCAGCTGGGCGGAGCTCTCATGATGCCCGCACTCTTCGAAGCATGGAGTTTCTTTCCATCAGTGCTGAGAGGAGGAAGTAA